GTTTCCTTTAGCTGGCCAATAAAAGAATCTTCCCCAACAGTCGTTAATTTGACATCAAGTGTACCATTACCGTTAATGGTGCCACCAACCACTTGAGAACCCATTTTCTTTTCGACTAGTCGACTTTCACCAGTCATTAAAGATTCATCAACCTGGCTTACACCTTCAACTACAGTACCATCAGCAGGGAAAGATTCACCAGCCAAGACACGAACAATCATGTCTGATTTTAGTGTGTCAATAGGCATATCCATCAGCATATCATCATGCTTGACATGAGCAATATTTGGCATTAATTCGCGTAACTTAGCCGTTGCATCTCCGGCTTGCATAGTCACAGACATCTCAATTCGGTGACCTAGAAGCATAATAACATTTAATGTTGCAAATTCCCAAAAGAAATCCATAACGTGAACATGAAATAGTTGCGTTGATAGAACCGCGTAAATAGAATACCAAAAAGTAACATTCAGCCCGACAGTAATTAAGCTCATCATAGCGGGTTTTTTAGTACGAAATTCAGCGCGCGCACCATCCCAAAAAGGTTTGGAACCAATGAAGTAGAGGAGGGTAGATAATAGCGCAGATACCCAAGAACTGCCAGGGAAAGTAAAAGTAAATGGCAAATAGATACCCATGAAGGGTGTGATAATGATGATTGGAATCATTAAGAAAAAAGCCCACCAAAAACGGCGTTTCATGTCTGACATATTCATACTGTCCATGCCGGCATGAGAAGTGTGTTCATGACTGGACATGTCCATATGATCGTGGTTCATGCTTGACATGTCATGGTGCTCATGTGATGTATCTTTATTTGTCATATTCATGTGATCATAGTTCATAGTCATTTACAATCCTCACAGTTTTCGGGTAGACAGTTACAAGCAATGCTTTCCGGGGCATTTTTCATTTTTTGTTCTAGTAACGCTTGTAGTTTGGTAATGTCTGATTGAGATAAAGTCATGTCAGCAAGTACATCCAATAACGTGTGGCCAATACACATGGCGCACATGTCGTCGATTGTGGCACGTAGTGTTTGGGTCATCGTTTCATGTTCACCTACGGTTGGCGTGTATAAGCGGTTACGTGTAGCACCATCTGTGCGTAACAATCCCTTTTTTAGTATTCGATTGATTAGCGTTTTAACGGTTGATGGCTGCCAATTTTTCTGGTTGTTCATAATGTGAATGATTTGATTGGCGGTAGCTTCACCTAATGTCCATATCACACGCATTATTTCCCATTCGCTTGGTGTTAGTAATTTATTCATACCTTTAGTCTACAACTGTAAACTAAAAAGTACAACTATTTTGAATACTTTATGAATAAAAAGGATTGACAAGACAAAGTGTACTGTGTATTATAGTACACGTAGTACAGATGTCATGGGGAGCAATGAAACACACAAAAGAACAGTTATTGATAGGACAACTTAGAAAAACCTATCAAAATTTAATAAGGAAGTGCACAGATGGCGCAAATTCAACGCAGTCAACCATTATATGAGCAGTTAATGTGGCGTATTAAAGCGCAAATTGCGTCTGGTGTATTGCATATTGGTGATAAACTACCATCAGTCCGGGAAATGGCTTTAATTGAGGGATTAAATCCAAATACAGTGGCAAAGGCTTATAAAGCTCTTGAAGCGCAAAATGTGATTGAAACGGTGACCGGTAAAGGTACTTTTGTTCATGAAAACAAGGGCATTGTAGATGATAAATTATTAGCACAATTACGTTTAAAAATGACCGAAATTGTTATTGAGGCCAAACGTGCGTCTATTGATGCCAAGCAGCTACATAGTTGGATTGAAGAATTATATGGAGAAATATCATGAGTTTAATTTTAGAAAATATTTCTAAAAAGATACACCATCATGCCATTCTAAAAAATGCAAGTTTTGAGCTCAAAGAGGGAGAAATTGTTGGACTAGTTGGGCGTAATGGTGCGGGGAAAACAACATTATTTAGAACAATATCTGGGGAGATGCAAGCTGATTTTGGTCGTATAGGTCTAGATAATAAAGATTATATGAAAACAGTTGCAGTTCATGACCAATTATTTTATATTGATATGCCAGACAATTGGTTGGCGTTTTATACACCAAAGCGAGTTAAATCAATTTTGGAAGTTGCCTATACAGACTTTGATTCAGACTGGTATGATGATCGGTTGAAGCAGTTTGGTTTAAACAATAATAAACGTGTTCAGAATTACTCAAAAGGAATGAAAGCGTTGTTTACGATTATTGTCAGCTTCGCAAGCCGTGCCCAATATGTTTTATTGGACGAACCGCTTGATGGATTAGACGTATTAGTTCGGGATCAGGTAAAACAGTTAATTATTGATCGTGTTACAAAAAATAACACGACCGTGCTTATTGCGTCACATAATTTGGTTGAGCTTGATACCTTAGTTGATCGTATTCTATTACTGAAAGATGGCACAATTGATCGTGCATTTGCGATTGAAAATAATAAAAACATTAAAAAGTATCAACTGGCTTACGATGGGGATGTGATGCCGGAATTTCTAAGAAACAATGGAACGATTATTGCTCAAGTTGGTCATATTGTAACCATTGTGTTTGATAATTTTGATGAAGATATTGGTATTAAGTTAGCTGGATCAGATTTCAAGTTCATAGAAGAACTACCAATTAGCAGTGAAGACATATTCCGTGCGAGCTTTGCCAACGAAGTATACGCTTGGCAGCAAGAATTGGGGGGGGAACAATGAAACAAGCACTACGGCTATATGGCAGGATTAAATCTAATCAAATTATATTAATAGCGATTCTTGGTGTTCTAGTAACTTGTTTTATTGGGGGCGTGAATACATATTATGGGCGAGCAATAACAAACATAGGCAGTGATAGCGAGTTGGGAGGCGTACTTATGGGTATAATGCTCCTAGCAGCAGGCGCCGCTACGTGCGCAGATCAAACAAGACACTTAAATACCTGGTTGAGTACGCAGAGCGCTTCTAGAAGGCAGTTCTTCATCAGTAAAGTGGTGTGGATGATTATTGCGCCAATTGTACTGGGTGCTGCTATTGACCTATTCATGTCCATTACAATACGCTCTGATAATTTGCACAAGGTGGCGAGTAACAATTTAAACGACGCTGTGGAATTATTTTACGTTGCTAGTGTGGTGGTGTTGGTTAGTACAATTATTGGGCCAATATGGCAAAAAATTGTAATTAGTTTATTTGTGTTAATTGTGTGGTCATCAATATCTGTTGGCGTCAATACTATATCTTTTAAGCTCGGTATGAAAGAGTTATCTCAAAGTACAGAGTTTATAATGTTAGTAACATTTGTCGCAGCAATGCTCTTATTAGGTGCTAGCTATTATATTGTGGGCATTATTGGTACAGAAAGTGAACATGACACAGTACGTGTACCTGCTTTGAGATGGCCGGTAATTATATTTGTATTTGCATCAACATTGGCTCTTCCACTTCTTAATGGAAGTTCCCTAACGGCGGGTTCATTTGTATTACCAGCAATTTTGAGCGTAATCACATTCATCTTCGTATTTAAACCAAAACTATCTTGGCAAAAATAGTTGATTCAATAAAAGGGGAAAAACATGGCATTATTGGAAGTAAAGAACGTTAATAAAAAGTATGGTAGTAGAGCAGCAATGGATGACGTCAGTTTCAATGTTGAAGCTGGTCACATTGTTGGATTGATTGGTCCCAATGGCGCTGGTAAATCAACAACCATGCGTGCTATTACTGGTTTAATGAGCTACTCATCTGGACAAATCACGTTTGATGGGCAACCTGTGACCTTTAATAATCATAGTGCGCTTGATAAAATTGGTAATTTGATTGAATATCCAGCCATTTATCCGAACTTAACCGCGCTAGAACACTTGAAGTTGTATGCAATGGACACAAAAAATCCCGCTGATTTCAAAGAATTAATGCATAAAACGCAAATAGACGGGGATAATTTTGGAAAGCGCAAGGCGAAAAATTTTTCATTGGGTATGAAACAGCGACTTGGTATTGCTATTGCGCTCATCCGAAATCCAAAATTAGTTATTTTGGATGAACCAATGAACGGACTTGACCCACAATCGGTTCACGACTTGCGTGAATTAATTCGTTCGTTGGCTGAAGAAGGGGTGGCTTTCTTGATTTCAAGCCATCTATTGGATGAATTGCAAAAACTAGTGGATGATGTTGTAATCATTAATCACGGAAAAATTATTCAAACGGCTACCATAGAGACATTCTTTATTCATGACCAAGCACGTTGGACATTTGACACTAATGATAATGAATCAGCTCTACAAATCGCACAAGATAAAAAATGGCAAGCTACAATCGACAACGGACAGTTGCAAATTAGTGGGGCAGAAAATTTGCAACAAGTGATCACAGCATTCAATGCAGCCAATATACAAATTCAATCACTTAATACTGCAACTGGCAATCTAGAAAAGTCACTACTTGATATGCTAGCGGCTGATAATCAGGGGGAATAACGCATGTTAACATTAATGAAGCAAGAATATTACAAAGCATTCAAGCAAAATAGATTATACATTTGGTTGATTTTAGGATTTATTTTTCCCATTGCTATCATCGGCATTTTTAAGTCAACAAGATCAGCTGGATCGATTATTAATCTTGGTCAGTCCTTAATTTATGTTGAAATGGCAGGAATCATTATTACTGCTTTGTCTATCTCTCAAGAGTTCGGTTTTGGTACAATTCGTCCATTGCTGTCACGTCGCTTTAGTCGAGGGGAAGTGTTCATCAGTAAGTTGTTATTAAACATTAGTGTTTACATTGGATTGTTTTTATCAGCTTTTATTGGTACTGTTTTGGCTACTGCTATATTTGCCCCTAAATATGATTTCTCACAAAAGTTAGGATATATAGGGAATAGTTGGCAGGGTATGATGATTTCGATTATGGATGTAGCACTTCAAATGATATTTGTGGCTGCATTAGTATTGATGGTTACGAACATGGTCAAAAGTTCAGGAGCTGCTATTGGACTTGGCGTAGTGATGATAGTTGCTACACCAATCATCTCTGTCATTTCGTTAAAATTAATTGATTTAGCACCAATCTTGAAGTGGAATCCATTCAATATTTATTTAGGTATTGCTAGTCTTGGACAAGTTAAACTTAGTATAATGGCACAAATAATGGATATGTCACAAGGAGCAATGATATCAGCATATTTGATATATATTGTGTTGATGTATGGTATCGCTTATTTAATCTTTAGAAAACGCAGCGTTTAAAATTGATAAATAATAAAAAACACGAACGTAATGTGAGTTCGTGTTTTTTATTTAAAAGTCGGCTGAGGAAGCATCAGTATGGAATCCACCCACGCCAGTGAGTGAGTCTAATGATGCAATTTCTGCTGATGTTAGAGCAAAGTCGAATACATCGGCATTGGCTTTAATGTATGTTTCATGTGTTGATTTTGGTAAAGGTAAGAATCCCTTATCCAAGGACCAACGAATTAATATTTGCGGCACCGATTTATTGTATTTTTTACTCAGATCAACGACTTGTGGTAAATCAACGAGCTTTCCTGTACCTAGTGGGGAATAGGCTTCGTTAAGCATGCCATGATCTTTATCATAGGCAACTAATTCTTGTTGGTTATCAGAAGGATTTAAAAAGTTTTGATTAACCATGGGTGCTATAGTTTGTGTTTTGGCTAGTGCTTCTAGATGTTCAATTTGGAAATTCGAAACGCCAATGGCTGTCGTTTTTCCTATTTTATATTCATCTTCCAAAGCACGCCAAGTATCTGCGTTTGCATCAATCCAGGCGTCCTTTCCTTGTTTTTGCAGGGCAGCAGGATTTGGCCAATGGATTAAATATAAATCAACGTAATCTAAGCCAAGCTTGCTAAGGGATGTGTCAAGCGCTTGTATAGCTTTTTCATATGTGTGCGCATCATTCCAAAGTTTAGTCGTTACAAACAATTCATCACGTGGAATACCAGAATCTTTTATGGCACGACCGACAGAATCTTCATTACCATATACAGCCGCTGTATCGATGTGGCGATAACCTGCTTCTAGAGCCCAACGCACAGACTGATAAGCTTCTGTACCGTTTGCACTTTGCCAAGTTCCAAACCCAATTATAGGAATTTCGATGCCGTTGGTTAGCTTATATGTATCTACAAGGGACATGTGATTTACCTCCGTGAGTCTTTTATTATACGGTGTTATTTTGATAGCACCAGTTACCCTCAGTATAACATGTCAGTCTCACTAATTGATTTTTAGTGCACGGAGAAAAATAATTACTTTAACACTGATTTAATGTTAGTGCAGTACAGTGATTATATTGACAATAATACTTAAATTTGTCAAATTAGCGAAGCCCCCTAAAAAAGATACACTCAATCTATTATTATTCTCTCAAATTATAATTCTCTTCTCTCCCCCGTATCTTTGGATGCGGGGGTTTCGTTTTGAGTGATGAAAGAATCTAGCTGTTTTAAAGCAACTAAAAAGCACCAAAACCTTATCGATTTTGGCGCTTTTTTTAGGACTGCTCCACTTGGATTCGAACCAAGGACCTGCGCATTAACAGTGCGTTATTCTACCACTGAACTATGGAGCAATTAGCTGAATTAATCAACTATTAAAGTATATCAACGTTGGAATATCTTGTCAACAGTTTACTGCGAAAGTAACTGCTTAATTTTTTGTAGTGCTGTTGTGAGCTGTGATTCTGATATTGTCAGTGGCGGTAACAAACGAAGCGTATTGTGTCCGGCACTCAAGGTAACAATTTTTTCATCCAATAAGTCAGTAACAACTTGCTTTACAGGTATGTTTAATTCAATACCGGCCATCATACCAAGGCCCCGTACTTCAACAACGCTACTTAACTCTTTGAAGGTTGCCAATTCCTGCCAAAAAAGATTAATTTTTTCTGAAATACTAGGCAGGATTAAAGATAATTCGTCTAGTGTTGCACTAGCAGCACTCATGGCCAGTGGATTCCCGCCAAATGTTGAACCATGTGCATTATATGAAAATGAACTGGCAAATTCGTTTTTAGCAAGCATTGCACCCACAGGAACACCGCTAGCCAATGCTTTGGCATTCGTAAAAATATCCGGTTGAAAATGATAGTTTTCAAATGCAAACTTTTTTCCCGTGCGTCCCATGCCAGTCTGTACTTCATCAATCATGATTAAAGACCCATTATCATGAACTACTTGAATTAGTTCTGTAACAAAATCTTGATGCGCAGGAATGACACCTCCTTCGCCTTGAACAAGCTCAAGCATTACGCCAGCAACGTCCGTATTAAGGAGTTCTTTTAAACTGTTAATGTCATTAAACTCTGCATACTGGAACCCAGCTAACATAGGTAATCCGTAATGGATGCTATCTTGTCCAGTTGCTGACATAGCAGCATAAGTACGACCGTGAAAAGAGTTTTTGAAAGTAATGATTGTTTCCCGCTTAGTCACTAAACGGGCTAACTTAATTGCCGCTTCGTTAGCTTCCGCTCCTGAATTGGCAAAATAAGTGGTATAAGCTTCACCACCTAATTTTGCTGCCACAGTTTCTTGCAATTCATTTTCGTATAAATTAGGCAAGTGCCAGATTTCTTTAGCTTGAGCAATAAGTGCCGATACAACAGCATCATTATTTGCGCCAACGTTATAGACACCAATACCACTGGATAGGTCTGTGTACTCATTGTTTTTACCGTCAGTCCAGGTGGCGTTTTTAGTTTTCTTAAATGTTAGTGGGGCACGTTGATAGTTTGGAAATAGCGTCATGTGATATACCTCAAATTGTGACAATAGTACCGGGATGGGTAACTGTATTTGTAATATGAACAGCGTGCACGCCATGACGTGCTGCAAATAAGGCACTGTTTACTTTTGGAATCATGCCACCGGTAATCATCTGTGTTTTTTGTAATTCTTCCATCGTTTTGGAAGTTAGATTTTGTAAAATATTTCCCTTAATTTTCACACCAGAAACATCTGTTAATAGATATAATTCATCAGCCTTTAGATACTTAGCCAGAGCTGTTGCCGCGTGATCCGCATTAACATTTAACCACTGACCATTATTGGTAATTGCCATCGGAGCAATAATAGGAACGAGATTTTTTTCCCAAAGGTTATGAATTAATTTAGTATTCACTTGGTGAATGTTGCCAACGTATCCGAATGTGTCTTGATCAATTGTGTGACCAGTTAACAGTTGATCACTTGCAGCATTTAATCCAATTACAGATAGACCATTGACACGGCAAGCTTCAAGTAGCGCAGGTTGTACCTGACCTAGGAGTGCCATTTTTGTGATGTTGATACCATTTTGTGTTGTAAAACGAATACCGTTTATCTTTTGAACAGGTTCATTAAGTTGTGACATCAAGGCAGAAATTGTATCACCACCGCCATGAACAATCGCAATTTTATAATGTTGTTTTTGCCAAAATTTGATAGTATCAAAAAAGGCAGGTGTGAGTTGAGTGGCGGCATTGCCACCAATTTTGATGACTATTTTTTTCATTAAACTTTATCTCCCATAAAACGAACAAGATGAGAATGGATTCTCACGTTGTATAAAGTGCATTAATTTTTACATATTCGTATGTTAAATCCGAACCCCAAGCACAACCGGATTCGGTACCGGCATGTAAATCAACATCAATGTGAATGTCATGCTCCTCAAGTTTTTCTGCCATGGCATCGGCATCAAAAACGGCAGGGGCACCATTTACTAATACAGCGATTTGATTAATGCTAATATCAATAAGATTTGGGTTAAGATCGACATTGCTGGCTCCAATAGCAGCGATAATGCGGCCCCAATTAGGATCTTTACCAAAAATAGCCGTTTTTACTAATGAAGAACCGACAATTTTTTTAGCCACCATTCGCGCATCAAGAGCACTTTGCGCATGATTTACAGCAACAGCAATTAATTTAGTGGCGCCTTCGCCATCATTAGCAATAGCAATCGAAAGAGCCGTGGTTACCGTGTGTAACATATTTTTGAATTGTTCATATTCAGCTGTATGATCCTCAATCATTTTATGACCAGCCAAACCGTTTGCCATTACTAAGACAGTGTCATTAGTTGATGTGTCACCATCGATTGTAATTTGATTAAAACTTGTCTCAACATCTTCTGAAAGTGCCTGCTGTAAAAGTTTGGCATCAATGTTAATATCGGTCGTTATAAATCCAAGCATGGTAGCCATATTCGGATGCAACATGCCTGAACCTTTTGCTACACCACTCATTGTGACAATTTTGCCCTGAATAGTGGATTGAATGGTAATTGACTTTTCCTTAGTATCAGTAGTCATAATAGCGTGCGCAAACCCGTTTGTGTCACCATCAATCTTTAACTGTTTGATGCCGTTGATAATCTTATCGATTGGCAGTACTTTGCCAATAATACCGGTAGAAGCGACACCAACCAGGTTGGTGTCGATATTTAGTTGTTGTGCGGTAAACTCTTGCATAGACTCTGCATGTGCCATACCAATACTACCAGTGACAGCATTAGCATTTCCAGAATTAACAATAATGGCTTGCAATTGACCATTTTGAATCGTTTTTTTATCCAGTTGAACTGGGGCGGCCTGCACTTGATTCGTGGTAAAAACGCCAGCCACGCTAGCTATTACGTCACTGTAAATCCAACCAAGATCTTTTGATTTGTGCTTGAGGCCAACGTGTTGGCCATCCGCGTGAAATCCTATGGGAGCAGCAATGTCAGCTGTTGATAGTGTTGTAATTTGATTTAATAATTCTGTCATAAGGATTTTCCTAAGTATATTTTTAGACGTTAGTATAATGAATATTATGCGTATTGAGCAATCAAATGAAGTCCTGTGCTTTCCTCTAAATCAAACAAATGATTCATGTTTTGGATGGCTTGTCCAGCAGCGCCTTTGATCATATTGTCAAGAACACTAACAATGGTGAGGTATTTGGTATCAGGATTGTATGTTAGTCCAATATCAGTAAAGTTAGTACCGATAACCTGTTTGATGCTTGGTAATTGATCTTTGGGCATGACACGGACAAATTGCTTATTTGCATACGTTGCAGTGTACAATTCTTGAATTTTTTCGGCCTGACTGTCGTCGTTTATCTTGACATAAGCACTGACAAAAATGCCGCGATTAATTGGAAGTAGGGATGTGGTGAATTGAATATGAGTAATATCGGATTGCCATTGTTGCAGTTGCTGGGTAATTTCAGGAATGTGTTGATGATGGTTGGCCTTATACATGCTGAAGTTTTCATTAACGTTAATAAAATGACTCGCTAACGTCAGGGATTTGCCAGCACCGGATAATCCGCTTTTAGCATCAATGACGATGTTATCTTTATCAAGCAGGTGGTTTTGTGCAAGAGGGGCAAGAGCAAGAAGTGTGGACGTTGCATAACAACCAGGATTAGCAATATAAGTTGCTTTATTGTCATAAAAATCAGCTAAACTATAGTGTGCCTGTTGAATGATTTCATCAGAGGCTGGTTCTTTTTTATACCATTTTTTATAAATATCAGCGGGAAGACGGAAATCACCAGACAAATCAATGACGGGAAATTTAGCTTGAATAAAGTCCTGGGCTAAATTTTTGGAAACACCGCTGGATGTTGCAAAAAATACAAGATCAGCTTCCTGCATAATATGCATTGGATCGAATACCGTAGGCGTTAAATTATACATTGATTTTAGATGCGGAAACTGTTCGCTAATGTCAGTATTTTCTGTTTGGGTATTATGTATGGACACAACCTTGGCATTAGGATGATTGTAAAGCAGTCGCAATAATTCGAGACCGCCGTATCCTGTAATGCCAACGATAGCAATTTTTATAATTTTGTCTGTCATGGTGTGCCCTCCTTGTGTTTGATGTTTTAAATATTAAACCAATAAGCATTTAAATACAATAAATATGCAAAACAAAATTGGATATTTTAAATTTAATGTATAAAAAAACACTTCATACGAAGTGTTAAGCTCGTGCAGGTAATTCAAGAATTGCTATATCAAGTACGTGTTCCATACTTTTGGAACGTAATTCATTGAGGAAAAATCCGTCCTGCAGGTCCAATTTAGTATCTAAGGCGAATACAGTTAGTGTGTAGTTATGAGTTTTATCAGGGGGCATTGGGCCAATATAAGATTGATTTATGCTAGCATTGGCTGGGTGCCCTAATTTTTGCACATCATGCCAAGTTGAATTGGTACCAAATGTACCGCGTTTGGTAGCACGAAGATTTTCAGGAATATTAGTTACAGGGAGGTTTGCCGCTAACCAGTGAATCCAGGGGAAGCCGCATACAGGAACGGCATCATAGTCGATTAAACTGACAGACAATGATTGGGTACCAGCCGGCGTGTTAGATATTTCAACTGGGAAATTAGTGGTTGGCATATCATTGGTACGATAATTAGCAGGTGCATATTTAGCATACTTGTCTGGTATAAAACCGT
The Leuconostoc suionicum genome window above contains:
- the argJ gene encoding bifunctional glutamate N-acetyltransferase/amino-acid acetyltransferase ArgJ, which translates into the protein MTELLNQITTLSTADIAAPIGFHADGQHVGLKHKSKDLGWIYSDVIASVAGVFTTNQVQAAPVQLDKKTIQNGQLQAIIVNSGNANAVTGSIGMAHAESMQEFTAQQLNIDTNLVGVASTGIIGKVLPIDKIINGIKQLKIDGDTNGFAHAIMTTDTKEKSITIQSTIQGKIVTMSGVAKGSGMLHPNMATMLGFITTDINIDAKLLQQALSEDVETSFNQITIDGDTSTNDTVLVMANGLAGHKMIEDHTAEYEQFKNMLHTVTTALSIAIANDGEGATKLIAVAVNHAQSALDARMVAKKIVGSSLVKTAIFGKDPNWGRIIAAIGASNVDLNPNLIDISINQIAVLVNGAPAVFDADAMAEKLEEHDIHIDVDLHAGTESGCAWGSDLTYEYVKINALYTT
- a CDS encoding aldo/keto reductase; its protein translation is MSLVDTYKLTNGIEIPIIGFGTWQSANGTEAYQSVRWALEAGYRHIDTAAVYGNEDSVGRAIKDSGIPRDELFVTTKLWNDAHTYEKAIQALDTSLSKLGLDYVDLYLIHWPNPAALQKQGKDAWIDANADTWRALEDEYKIGKTTAIGVSNFQIEHLEALAKTQTIAPMVNQNFLNPSDNQQELVAYDKDHGMLNEAYSPLGTGKLVDLPQVVDLSKKYNKSVPQILIRWSLDKGFLPLPKSTHETYIKANADVFDFALTSAEIASLDSLTGVGGFHTDASSADF
- a CDS encoding CopY/TcrY family copper transport repressor, whose amino-acid sequence is MNKLLTPSEWEIMRVIWTLGEATANQIIHIMNNQKNWQPSTVKTLINRILKKGLLRTDGATRNRLYTPTVGEHETMTQTLRATIDDMCAMCIGHTLLDVLADMTLSQSDITKLQALLEQKMKNAPESIACNCLPENCEDCK
- the argB gene encoding acetylglutamate kinase, with protein sequence MKKIVIKIGGNAATQLTPAFFDTIKFWQKQHYKIAIVHGGGDTISALMSQLNEPVQKINGIRFTTQNGINITKMALLGQVQPALLEACRVNGLSVIGLNAASDQLLTGHTIDQDTFGYVGNIHQVNTKLIHNLWEKNLVPIIAPMAITNNGQWLNVNADHAATALAKYLKADELYLLTDVSGVKIKGNILQNLTSKTMEELQKTQMITGGMIPKVNSALFAARHGVHAVHITNTVTHPGTIVTI
- a CDS encoding ABC transporter ATP-binding protein, with the translated sequence MALLEVKNVNKKYGSRAAMDDVSFNVEAGHIVGLIGPNGAGKSTTMRAITGLMSYSSGQITFDGQPVTFNNHSALDKIGNLIEYPAIYPNLTALEHLKLYAMDTKNPADFKELMHKTQIDGDNFGKRKAKNFSLGMKQRLGIAIALIRNPKLVILDEPMNGLDPQSVHDLRELIRSLAEEGVAFLISSHLLDELQKLVDDVVIINHGKIIQTATIETFFIHDQARWTFDTNDNESALQIAQDKKWQATIDNGQLQISGAENLQQVITAFNAANIQIQSLNTATGNLEKSLLDMLAADNQGE
- a CDS encoding ABC transporter permease; its protein translation is MLTLMKQEYYKAFKQNRLYIWLILGFIFPIAIIGIFKSTRSAGSIINLGQSLIYVEMAGIIITALSISQEFGFGTIRPLLSRRFSRGEVFISKLLLNISVYIGLFLSAFIGTVLATAIFAPKYDFSQKLGYIGNSWQGMMISIMDVALQMIFVAALVLMVTNMVKSSGAAIGLGVVMIVATPIISVISLKLIDLAPILKWNPFNIYLGIASLGQVKLSIMAQIMDMSQGAMISAYLIYIVLMYGIAYLIFRKRSV
- a CDS encoding YbhB/YbcL family Raf kinase inhibitor-like protein, with product MKIDVTLDNGFIPDKYAKYAPANYRTNDMPTTNFPVEISNTPAGTQSLSVSLIDYDAVPVCGFPWIHWLAANLPVTNIPENLRATKRGTFGTNSTWHDVQKLGHPANASINQSYIGPMPPDKTHNYTLTVFALDTKLDLQDGFFLNELRSKSMEHVLDIAILELPARA
- the argC gene encoding N-acetyl-gamma-glutamyl-phosphate reductase, with translation MTDKIIKIAIVGITGYGGLELLRLLYNHPNAKVVSIHNTQTENTDISEQFPHLKSMYNLTPTVFDPMHIMQEADLVFFATSSGVSKNLAQDFIQAKFPVIDLSGDFRLPADIYKKWYKKEPASDEIIQQAHYSLADFYDNKATYIANPGCYATSTLLALAPLAQNHLLDKDNIVIDAKSGLSGAGKSLTLASHFINVNENFSMYKANHHQHIPEITQQLQQWQSDITHIQFTTSLLPINRGIFVSAYVKINDDSQAEKIQELYTATYANKQFVRVMPKDQLPSIKQVIGTNFTDIGLTYNPDTKYLTIVSVLDNMIKGAAGQAIQNMNHLFDLEESTGLHLIAQYA
- a CDS encoding aminotransferase class III-fold pyridoxal phosphate-dependent enzyme, with protein sequence MTLFPNYQRAPLTFKKTKNATWTDGKNNEYTDLSSGIGVYNVGANNDAVVSALIAQAKEIWHLPNLYENELQETVAAKLGGEAYTTYFANSGAEANEAAIKLARLVTKRETIITFKNSFHGRTYAAMSATGQDSIHYGLPMLAGFQYAEFNDINSLKELLNTDVAGVMLELVQGEGGVIPAHQDFVTELIQVVHDNGSLIMIDEVQTGMGRTGKKFAFENYHFQPDIFTNAKALASGVPVGAMLAKNEFASSFSYNAHGSTFGGNPLAMSAASATLDELSLILPSISEKINLFWQELATFKELSSVVEVRGLGMMAGIELNIPVKQVVTDLLDEKIVTLSAGHNTLRLLPPLTISESQLTTALQKIKQLLSQ
- a CDS encoding ATP-binding cassette domain-containing protein; the protein is MSLILENISKKIHHHAILKNASFELKEGEIVGLVGRNGAGKTTLFRTISGEMQADFGRIGLDNKDYMKTVAVHDQLFYIDMPDNWLAFYTPKRVKSILEVAYTDFDSDWYDDRLKQFGLNNNKRVQNYSKGMKALFTIIVSFASRAQYVLLDEPLDGLDVLVRDQVKQLIIDRVTKNNTTVLIASHNLVELDTLVDRILLLKDGTIDRAFAIENNKNIKKYQLAYDGDVMPEFLRNNGTIIAQVGHIVTIVFDNFDEDIGIKLAGSDFKFIEELPISSEDIFRASFANEVYAWQQELGGEQ
- a CDS encoding GntR family transcriptional regulator; protein product: MAQIQRSQPLYEQLMWRIKAQIASGVLHIGDKLPSVREMALIEGLNPNTVAKAYKALEAQNVIETVTGKGTFVHENKGIVDDKLLAQLRLKMTEIVIEAKRASIDAKQLHSWIEELYGEIS